One stretch of Chiroxiphia lanceolata isolate bChiLan1 chromosome 1, bChiLan1.pri, whole genome shotgun sequence DNA includes these proteins:
- the TGM4 gene encoding protein-glutamine gamma-glutamyltransferase 4: MSSTAETSLKATGIDFLKSQNTREHQTDGYNIKNLVVRRGQPFRVQVSLNRELKAADKLSLRFSIGENPTKIRGSLMSLKPEKEQGFNGWKISVVKKNGKECLLSVTSSPSAPVGKYTLNVKTGTNIYKPENGVIYLLFNPWCKDDAVFMDDEAQKKEYVLNDTGYIYVGSAYSIYDRPWNFGQFEEFILDACMYLLDKSKLSLTDRRDPAYVSRAMSALVNANDDSGVLMGNWSGNYSGGTSPMDWIGSVTILQKYYKTKKPVSYGQCWVFAGVLTTVMRCLGVPARCVSTFNSAHDTEENLRVDIYLNESGEKLNWMSLDSVWNFHVWNDVWMKRTDLPDGFDGWQAIDATPQEQSQGVFQCGPCSVKAVREGDVYLSYDSKFVYAEVNADKVYWIVKKVNGKDKYIRVSTETQDIGKNISTKAVGRNEREDITLQYKYPEGSKEERKSMERACSFIRPSGLVPRSGYASTMEEQGMRRSTNKPVVLHETVTKTGLHLEITNTEALHPGNPLELAITVKTSTPGSWTIDLAGSCQLQYYTGKVQANLGTIKETIKLEGKSEMQIPLKIAPDAYMKTLASVDDEVLILVTAIAEVKETNDKLTKETSMRFEYPPITVQMPEVAKLNNDFTCAFIFKNKLNVALENCKLLVEGLGIFKMTTFDQGDIMPGRIMKSEVICTPTRLGEKKIVAKLTSNQIKGISAEKAITIIE; encoded by the exons AGACCAGTCTGAAGGCCACTGGGATTGACTTTCTTAAGAGCCAGAACACCCGCGAGCACCAGACAGATGGGTACAACATCAAGAACCTGGTGGTGCGGCGTGGGCAGCCCTTCCGGGTGCAGGTCAGCCTCAACAGGGAGCTGAAGGCTGCTGACAAGCTGTCACTGCGCTTCAGCATCG GTGAAAATCCGACAAAAATCAGGGGGAGCCTGATGTCACTGAAACCGGAGAAGGAGCAGGGTTTCAACGGGTGGAAAATCTCCGTTGTCAAGAAGAATGGCAAAGAG TGCCTGCTGTCTGTCACCAGCTCACCCAGTGCCCCTGTGGGAAAATACACCTTGAACGTGAAGACTGGGACTAACATTTACAAGCCTGAAAATGGTGTCATCTACCTTTTGTTCAATCCCTGGTGTAAAG atgatgCCGTCTTCATGGACGATGAGGCACAGAAAAAGGAGTATGTGCTCAACGACACAGGCTACATCTATGTTGGGTCTGCATACAGCATATATGATAGGCCCTGGAATTTTGGGCAG TTTGAGGAATTCATCTTGGACGCCTGCATGTATCTACTGGACAAAAGCAAACTCAGTCTGACTGATAGAAGGGATCCTGCATATGTGTCCAGAGCCATGTCTGCTTTG GTTAATGCCAATGATGACAGCGGTGTCCTGATGGGGAACTGGTCAGGGAATTACAGTGGTGGGACGTCCCCTATGGATTGGATTGGGAGTGTCACAATTTTGCAGAAGTATTACAAAACAAAGAAGCCAGTCAGTTATGGCCAATGTTGGGTCTTCGCAGGAGTCCTCACTACAG TCATGCGTTGCTTGGGAGTTCCAGCCCGCTGCGTTAGTACCTTCAACTCGGCGCACGATACGGAGGAGAACCTGAGAGTTGACATTTACTTGAATGAATCAGGAGAAAAGCTGAACTGGATGTCTCTCGACTCTGTCTG GAACTTCCACGTGTGGAACGATGTCTGGATGAAGCGGACAGATCTGCCAGATGGGTTTGATGGCTGGCAGGCAATTGATGCAACTCCTCAGGAGCAAAGTCAAG GTGTTTTCCAGTGTGGTCCATGCTCAGTGAAGGCTGTCCGAGAAGGAGATGTGTACTTGTCCTACGATAGCAAGTTTGTGTATGCAGAGGTGAATGCTGACAAAGTCTACTGGATTGTCAAGAAGGTGAACGGCAAGGATAAGTACATCAGGGTTAGCACGGAGACCCAGGATATCGGCAAAAACATCAGCACAAAAGCCGTGGGGCGGAACGAGCGGGAAGACATCACCCTGCAGTACAAGTACCCTGAAG gctccaaagaggaaaggaagtCCATGGAAAGAGCTTGCTCCTTCATACGCCCTTCAGGACTGGTTCCTCGTTCAGGCTACGCTTCAACTATGGAGGAACAGGGTATGCGTAGAAGTACAAACAAGCCTGTGGTCCTGCACGAGACAGTCACCAAGACTGGGCTCCATCTTGAGATAACCAATACGGAAGCTTTGCATCCTGGCAATCCCCTTGAACTGGCCATCACAGTGAAGACATCTACTCCTGGAAGCTGGACCATTGATCTTGCTGGCTCTTGCCAGCTGCAGTACTATACTGGAAAAGTTCAGGCCAACCTTGGAACTATCAAGGAGACCATCAAGCTTGAAGGCAAATCTG aaatgcagaTCCCTCTGAAAATAGCACCTGACGCGTATATGAAGACATTGGCCTCGGTGGATGATGAAGTGCTCATCCTTGTCACTGCCATTGCTGAGGTCAAGGAAACAAATGACAAACTCACCAAGGAGACGTCAATGAGATTTGAGTACCCCCCCATCACTGTCCAG aTGCCCGAAGTAGCCAAACTGAACAATGACTTCACCTGTGCCTTCATCTTCAAGAACAAGCTGAATGTGGCTCTGGAAAACTGCAAGCTGCTGGTGGAGGGCTTGGGCATATTTAAGATGACAACGTTTGATCAGGG GGATATAATGCCTGGCAGGATCATGAAGTCTGAAGTAATATGCACTCCAACAAGActaggagagaagaaaatagtagCCAAGCTGACCTCAAACCAGATCAAAGGGATCTCTGCAGAGAAGGCTATCACCATCATCGAGTAG